Part of the Henckelia pumila isolate YLH828 chromosome 2, ASM3356847v2, whole genome shotgun sequence genome is shown below.
TCAATAGCAGCATTTTTGTTTCCTGAAACCATATGGTCTGGTCTTGACCGTTCTTGAAGTTCGGTTCGAAAACACCAGAAAGAGAACAATCGTTGCACTTTATGCTTAAAAGGGGTGGAATGTCCAATTTAACTGGTTCGGTTATCAGGGATTGATCCCACCATGAGAGGCCGCCAAGACTCAGTAATGACTCCCCAGCCCACGTCCAAAAGTTCGCAACAGAAGCCACGAGACTAGATTCAAACATGAAAAGATGATGCAAAACTCCAGCAAGTAACAGGGAATATGCAGCACTGGTTTTGTACATACAGAAGGCTTGAAGTACATTTTCATTTGTACCAGAATCAACAGATAACAAGTCACTTCCACGGACTTTATATGCAGACGCCAGGGTGGTGTAAGCATTTATTGAAAGATGATGAAACTGATGAAACTTTAGCTTTTGGTGTAATTTTTCTTCCTTGGGTTTCAGATTCTCTTCCTCTATGTTCCCACACATTAGCAAAATTTCGAGCTTCTCACAGCACAGTTTAGGATTGCAAAATGATAAATAGTCCGAGATGGCTTCATCAAAAGCTTCTGTCAGCTTCTTGATCTCCTCATCTTTGTACAATTCGTGATCATAAAACTTGTCGGTACTGCAAAGATTTGTGGCAGAAACCATCTACACAGGTAAAAAGACAGTGGCCAACAGTCAGCCAGCTAGATAGCAGGCACATCCATGTGAGAAGGGAGATGAGATTAGAGAGAGGTGTTTCTATAATACCTCGAGAAGCTCAAGATTGTTCACGGATTCGACataatttcagaaaataaaGGAACATGCACACCCTTGACAGAAAATTCATGGAAAAACCAGGCCTTCTTTACTATGTTATTCGGATCACACGTCTTTCTTTAAGATTTCAATGATGATATTTTCCTTTCTTATTCCTGCCcaccattcctttatctctatTTTATGGATATTAATACCATCAATTAATCACCGAAGATAGAGTGAACACATAAGAATGAATTGACGAATAGCAAAAATGCTTTTAGCTAAGAGCTAAAAGACTTCTTACTTGTAGAGCACGGTCCACATAACTTGAATGTAGCACACTGCAGCGATTACAGCAGCAGTTGAATAGGTACTTGAGCCATAATTCTTCTTGTCTCATCacctataaaaatcaataattcaggCGAAGGCAAATCAATCTAGAGAATAAATGCTGACAAAAACACTACAAAcattttaatccaaaacatgTGAGCAGAGAAACTTGAAAATGCATGTGAGTAACCTTAGGCTGCAACAAATCCGTGTAGGCAATTGTCACCTCTTCTCCTTTCTCAATAGCCTTTATACTTCTAACTATTATTCTTGGTCCATACCCCACTCCTCCTACATCCAAATAAACTAAAATTCACATCTCCATTTACCATAGACCCGTAGTTTTCTACTATTAAGTTGATTCACAGAAAAAGTCCAGATCCCTTGATCAAATTGATACTACATAACGCATAAAAGTGGAAGCCTTAAGTCACCTCCTAATATCGCACCATCTTCCATTTCATTGCCATGTCCATTATTGCTAGTAGTAGGAGAAATCATCAAGCACATGCAATCTTTATCTTCCAACCCAAACGAAAACCGGTAACAAGCATTGGGAGAACAACTGTGATTAATCCAAGAAAATGTGGCACCATAAACCGCAATCCCAATGCTGTTGCCGCTCCTATCCTGCACCTCCACGGCATTAGTCAGCACCAAGCACAACACAATTTCCTCCACAGCATACTCACGCAGACTCTTTACACACATTTCCTCACCTGCGTACATCATTCTTGCCGCTGCAATCGCCTTTGTCCCCTCTCTTATCCTCTCCAGCACAGTTTCTACCCCACTTTCTGGAAATGGGTCGTTCTCAACTTTTCCAAAAACC
Proteins encoded:
- the LOC140882491 gene encoding protein SET DOMAIN GROUP 41 isoform X2, yielding MMEMKAVEGIAMGGDLTPPIPPLAFVLHDSALYSHCSACFSPLTFPPDGRPTILYCSSRCSSLDSPMHFSSAEAQLMYLILRSPLAAWSRSSDLRLSLRLLHAFQKFNLFPWKCEISPGGRGVKTGEKKGDPLEENNNFEVPDENIKNQDEQCGVMEISDPKDGVLERIAGLMTNRERLVFGKVENDPFPESGVETVLERIREGTKAIAAARMMYAGEEMCVKSLREYAVEEIVLCLVLTNAVEVQDRSGNSIGIAVYGATFSWINHSCSPNACYRFSFGLEDKDCMCLMISPTTSNNGHGNEMEDGGVGYGPRIIVRSIKAIEKGEEVTIAYTDLLQPKVMRQEELWLKYLFNCCCNRCSVLHSSYVDRALQMVSATNLCSTDKFYDHELYKDEEIKKLTEAFDEAISDYLSFCNPKLCCEKLEILLMCGNIEEENLKPKEEKLHQKLKFHQFHHLSINAYTTLASAYKVRGSDLLSVDSGTNENVLQAFCMYKTSAAYSLLLAGVLHHLFMFESSLVASVANFWTWAGESLLSLGGLSWWDQSLITEPVKLDIPPLLSIKCNDCSLSGVFEPNFKNGQDQTIWFQETKMLLLNCIANLTSSAWSMLSSESNFLKLIPDPIDFSWLETIDYLKVSHLESHISGERAGKFRSSLILLAIHCLRYGALLSRICYGFASPDNNIHV
- the LOC140882491 gene encoding protein SET DOMAIN GROUP 41 isoform X1: MMEMKAVEGIAMGGDLTPPIPPLAFVLHDSALYSHCSACFSPLTFPPDGRPTILYCSSRCSSLDSPMHFSSAEAQLMYLILRSPLAAWSRSSDLRLSLRLLHAFQKFNLFPWKCEISPGGRGVKTGEKKGDPLEENNNFEVPDENIKNQDEQCGVMEISDPKDGVLERIAGLMTNRERLVFGKVENDPFPESGVETVLERIREGTKAIAAARMMYAGEEMCVKSLREYAVEEIVLCLVLTNAVEVQDRSGNSIGIAVYGATFSWINHSCSPNACYRFSFGLEDKDCMCLMISPTTSNNGHGNEMEDGAILGGGVGYGPRIIVRSIKAIEKGEEVTIAYTDLLQPKVMRQEELWLKYLFNCCCNRCSVLHSSYVDRALQMVSATNLCSTDKFYDHELYKDEEIKKLTEAFDEAISDYLSFCNPKLCCEKLEILLMCGNIEEENLKPKEEKLHQKLKFHQFHHLSINAYTTLASAYKVRGSDLLSVDSGTNENVLQAFCMYKTSAAYSLLLAGVLHHLFMFESSLVASVANFWTWAGESLLSLGGLSWWDQSLITEPVKLDIPPLLSIKCNDCSLSGVFEPNFKNGQDQTIWFQETKMLLLNCIANLTSSAWSMLSSESNFLKLIPDPIDFSWLETIDYLKVSHLESHISGERAGKFRSSLILLAIHCLRYGALLSRICYGFASPDNNIHV